A region of Subdoligranulum variabile DNA encodes the following proteins:
- a CDS encoding glycoside hydrolase family 2 protein, which yields MRTYTKLMKNWQFTGPDGSTAAVDLPHTWNNIDGQDGGNDYWRGTCTYTTQFAAPAYDAATQQVWLQFEGVNATADVTVNGQKVTHHDGGYSTFRADITGILAEQNTLTVAVDNSRNDSVYPQKADFTFYGGIYRDVSLIVVSRDHIALGYLGGCGVQITPTVQGADASVNVKTWVEGEGEVEIELQAADGTVVAQGSGLDADLKIENAHLWNGREDPYLYTCVVRMVKNGTPVDEVRQRFGVRSFSVDAKKGFFLNGKAYPLHGVSRHQDRKGLGNAITREMHDEDMELIKELGANTIRLAHYQHDQYFYDLCDENGMVVWAEIPYISEHMPGGRDNTISQMKELIVQNYNHPSIVCWGVSNEITISTKDKKDMLDNHRVLNDLCHEMDKTRLTTLACYAMCGPFNRVAHITDLVSWNLYLGWYVPGLFLNDLWMDFFHTVYPNRPLGFSEYGAEGMPNLHSSKPRRGDHTEEYQAVYHEYMLECFRRHPWLWATHVWNMFDFAADARDQGGEPGMNHKGLVTFDRKTKKDSFFIYKAWWSNDPFVHICSKRFVDRTESEIEVKVYSNQKTVALYADGQKIGEQTGEHVFTFRLPLSGEVHVKAVAGDRIDEAMFRHVDAPNPDYKLSRASSNSANWV from the coding sequence ATGCGCACCTATACCAAGCTGATGAAAAACTGGCAGTTCACCGGCCCCGACGGGAGCACCGCCGCGGTCGATTTGCCCCACACCTGGAACAACATCGATGGCCAGGACGGCGGCAACGACTATTGGCGCGGTACCTGCACCTATACGACCCAGTTCGCGGCGCCCGCCTATGACGCGGCCACCCAGCAGGTCTGGCTGCAGTTCGAGGGCGTCAACGCCACCGCCGATGTCACGGTCAACGGTCAGAAGGTCACCCACCATGACGGCGGCTACTCCACCTTCCGGGCCGACATCACCGGCATCCTGGCAGAGCAGAACACCCTGACCGTGGCGGTGGACAACAGCCGCAACGACTCGGTCTACCCTCAGAAGGCGGACTTCACCTTCTACGGCGGCATCTACCGGGATGTGAGCCTCATCGTGGTCAGCCGCGACCACATCGCCCTGGGCTATCTGGGCGGCTGCGGCGTGCAGATCACTCCCACCGTCCAGGGCGCCGACGCCTCGGTCAACGTGAAGACCTGGGTGGAGGGCGAAGGCGAGGTGGAGATCGAACTCCAGGCTGCCGACGGCACCGTGGTGGCGCAGGGCAGCGGGCTGGACGCCGATCTCAAGATCGAGAACGCCCACCTCTGGAACGGCCGCGAGGATCCCTATCTCTATACCTGTGTGGTCCGTATGGTCAAGAACGGCACCCCCGTGGACGAGGTGCGCCAGCGTTTCGGCGTGCGCAGCTTCTCGGTGGATGCCAAGAAGGGCTTCTTCCTCAACGGCAAAGCCTATCCGCTCCACGGCGTCTCCCGCCATCAGGACCGCAAGGGCCTGGGCAACGCCATCACCCGGGAGATGCACGATGAGGATATGGAACTCATCAAGGAGCTGGGCGCCAACACCATCCGCCTGGCCCACTACCAGCACGACCAGTATTTCTACGATCTCTGCGACGAGAACGGCATGGTCGTCTGGGCCGAGATCCCTTATATCTCGGAGCATATGCCGGGCGGCCGGGACAACACCATCAGCCAGATGAAGGAACTGATCGTCCAGAACTACAACCATCCCTCCATCGTCTGCTGGGGCGTCTCCAACGAGATCACCATCTCCACCAAGGACAAGAAGGACATGCTGGACAACCACCGCGTCCTCAACGACCTCTGCCATGAGATGGACAAGACCCGTCTGACCACCCTGGCCTGCTACGCCATGTGCGGCCCCTTCAACCGGGTGGCCCACATCACCGACCTGGTCAGCTGGAACCTGTACCTGGGCTGGTATGTGCCGGGCCTCTTCCTCAACGATCTGTGGATGGACTTCTTCCACACCGTTTACCCCAACCGCCCGCTGGGCTTCTCGGAGTACGGTGCCGAGGGCATGCCCAACCTGCACAGCTCCAAGCCCCGCCGCGGTGACCACACCGAGGAATACCAGGCTGTCTACCACGAGTATATGCTGGAGTGCTTCCGGCGGCATCCCTGGCTGTGGGCGACCCACGTCTGGAACATGTTCGACTTTGCCGCCGACGCCCGTGACCAGGGCGGCGAACCCGGCATGAACCACAAGGGGCTGGTGACCTTTGACCGCAAGACCAAGAAGGACAGTTTCTTCATTTATAAAGCCTGGTGGAGCAACGATCCCTTCGTGCACATCTGCTCCAAGCGGTTTGTAGACCGCACCGAGAGCGAGATCGAAGTCAAGGTCTACTCCAACCAGAAGACCGTGGCCCTCTACGCCGACGGCCAGAAGATCGGCGAGCAGACCGGTGAGCATGTCTTCACCTTCCGCCTGCCCCTGTCCGGTGAGGTCCATGTGAAGGCGGTGGCCGGTGACCGCATCGACGAAGCGATGTTCCGTCACGTGGATGCCCCCAACCCCGACTATAAGCTGAGTCGGGCCAGTTCCAACAGCGCCAACTGGGTATAA
- a CDS encoding glycoside hydrolase family 3 protein, with protein MQKKPKVALWSGLTAVSAVLTAAAMVATFVVAPMYETTINVATNASTYRIIKGETNEDTNYFTSTFASDDEREAYEAELCATVESEGAALLKNDNAALPLASGAKVSLFARGSVDLMYGGTGSGAVDTSSAPTLKDALEAQGITVNQTLWDWYSSEDIASKYSRVTPDAISDALGANSQYGVNEAPWSEVETANASSFAEYGDAAIVVFSRSGGEGADLPSGDNGSGVDWTGDTNYLELSQEEKDLLSGLKALKDAGTFKSIIVLLNTSNALELDFLNPEICGVDYGIDSCLWVGDVGQTGANGVGMLLAGAVNPSGSLVDTYWYDNLANPAVTNFYSRPYTNNADYGFAADDKDNGNQGYYVVYQEGIYLGYRYAETRYEDYVMGTGNAGTFNYGTTVAYPFGYGDSYTTFGYSNYSVTEDADAFTVNVTVTNTGSVAGKKTVQVYFQSPYTDYDKQNGIEKASVELCGFEKTAILEPGASENVTITVDKSELRTYDSNGAKTYILDAGDYYFTVADGSHEAVNNVLAAKGYTPETTENRMDTAGDATLTWKWNNAALDTTTFATSEATGNAITNLFDDADPNKVSYSPGSVTWLSRSDWTATYPTGSFDLAMNDELAAALENTQYDGSQADSVEMPTLGAEGDLTLASMIGADYDDPQWDALLDQITFDEMNLLITQGFHNTKAVASIGKTATKDENGPQGLTAALTGGASAMCYTSEDVMAATFNRDLINDVGRCIGEDCLAMGYSGLYGPGINMHRTPYSGRNFEYYAEDPFIAGEICASEVQGIQSMGVYVYLKHVALNDSESSRMGVNTWVNEQTAREVYLEVADKAVVDGGAWCTMSGFNRWGATWCGKYENLQTDYLRGELGMRGMSITDYSGGSHYMDSADALIAGTEIWDSPTPLHTGILENYENDAYIVTQMREATHKILYTVVNSNAMNGWSSADRLEVITPWWKLAAWSLCGVLAVLTVICVVMLVKAVNKKKTMKAE; from the coding sequence ATGCAAAAGAAACCCAAAGTTGCATTGTGGTCCGGCTTGACGGCGGTCAGCGCCGTTCTGACGGCGGCCGCAATGGTGGCTACTTTTGTGGTGGCTCCCATGTACGAGACCACCATCAATGTGGCCACGAACGCAAGCACCTACCGCATTATCAAGGGCGAAACCAACGAAGACACCAACTACTTCACCAGCACCTTTGCCTCTGACGATGAGCGCGAGGCCTATGAAGCGGAACTCTGCGCCACCGTGGAGTCCGAGGGTGCCGCACTCCTCAAGAACGACAACGCCGCGCTGCCTCTGGCATCCGGCGCCAAGGTCAGCCTGTTTGCGCGCGGCTCGGTTGACCTGATGTACGGCGGCACCGGTTCCGGTGCGGTCGACACCTCCTCCGCCCCGACGCTGAAGGACGCGCTGGAAGCCCAGGGCATCACCGTGAACCAGACCCTGTGGGACTGGTACAGCTCCGAGGACATTGCCTCCAAGTACAGCCGTGTGACCCCCGACGCCATCTCCGATGCGCTGGGTGCCAACAGCCAGTACGGCGTCAACGAGGCGCCCTGGTCTGAAGTCGAGACCGCCAACGCCTCCAGCTTCGCCGAGTACGGCGACGCGGCCATCGTGGTATTCTCCCGCTCCGGCGGCGAGGGTGCCGACCTGCCCAGCGGTGACAACGGCTCCGGTGTGGACTGGACCGGCGACACCAACTATCTGGAACTCTCCCAGGAAGAGAAGGACCTGCTCTCCGGCCTGAAGGCCCTCAAGGACGCCGGCACCTTCAAGAGCATCATCGTGCTGCTCAACACCTCCAATGCTCTGGAGCTGGACTTCCTGAACCCCGAGATCTGCGGCGTGGACTACGGCATCGACTCCTGCCTGTGGGTCGGTGACGTGGGCCAGACCGGCGCCAACGGCGTGGGCATGCTGCTGGCCGGTGCGGTCAACCCCTCGGGCAGCCTGGTGGATACCTACTGGTACGACAACCTGGCCAACCCCGCTGTGACCAACTTCTACTCCCGCCCCTACACCAACAACGCCGACTATGGCTTCGCCGCTGACGACAAGGACAACGGCAACCAGGGTTACTACGTTGTTTACCAGGAGGGCATCTACCTGGGCTACCGCTACGCTGAGACCCGTTACGAGGACTACGTCATGGGCACCGGCAACGCGGGCACCTTCAACTACGGCACCACCGTTGCCTATCCCTTCGGCTACGGCGACAGCTACACCACCTTCGGCTACTCCAACTACTCTGTGACCGAGGATGCCGATGCCTTCACCGTCAATGTGACCGTCACCAACACCGGTTCCGTGGCCGGCAAGAAGACCGTTCAGGTCTACTTCCAGAGCCCCTACACCGATTACGACAAGCAGAACGGCATCGAGAAGGCCAGCGTGGAGCTCTGCGGCTTTGAGAAGACCGCCATTCTGGAGCCCGGCGCTTCCGAGAATGTCACCATCACGGTGGACAAGAGCGAACTGCGCACCTACGATTCCAACGGCGCCAAGACCTACATCCTGGATGCCGGTGACTACTACTTCACCGTGGCCGACGGCTCCCACGAGGCTGTGAACAACGTCCTCGCCGCCAAGGGCTACACCCCCGAGACCACCGAGAACCGCATGGATACCGCCGGCGACGCCACCCTGACCTGGAAGTGGAACAACGCCGCCCTCGACACCACCACCTTTGCTACCAGCGAAGCTACCGGCAACGCCATCACCAACCTGTTTGACGACGCCGACCCCAACAAGGTCAGCTACTCTCCGGGCAGCGTGACCTGGCTGAGCCGCTCCGACTGGACTGCCACCTATCCCACCGGCAGCTTCGATCTGGCCATGAACGATGAGCTGGCCGCCGCGCTGGAGAACACCCAGTATGACGGCTCTCAGGCCGACAGCGTCGAGATGCCCACCCTGGGTGCCGAAGGCGACCTGACCCTCGCCAGCATGATCGGTGCCGACTACGACGATCCCCAGTGGGATGCTCTGCTGGATCAGATCACCTTCGACGAGATGAACCTGCTCATCACCCAGGGCTTCCACAACACCAAGGCCGTTGCCTCCATCGGCAAGACGGCCACCAAGGACGAGAACGGTCCCCAGGGCCTGACGGCCGCCCTGACCGGCGGTGCCTCCGCGATGTGCTACACCTCCGAGGACGTCATGGCCGCCACCTTCAACCGCGACCTGATCAACGATGTGGGCCGCTGCATTGGCGAGGACTGCCTGGCCATGGGCTATTCCGGCCTCTACGGACCCGGCATCAACATGCATCGCACTCCCTACTCCGGCCGTAACTTCGAGTACTACGCCGAGGATCCCTTCATCGCCGGCGAGATCTGCGCCTCCGAGGTCCAGGGCATCCAGTCCATGGGCGTCTATGTCTACCTGAAGCATGTGGCCCTGAACGACTCCGAGTCCAGCCGTATGGGCGTCAACACCTGGGTCAACGAGCAGACCGCCCGTGAGGTCTACCTGGAAGTGGCCGACAAGGCCGTTGTGGACGGCGGTGCCTGGTGCACCATGTCCGGCTTCAACCGCTGGGGCGCCACCTGGTGCGGCAAGTACGAGAACCTGCAGACCGACTACCTGCGCGGCGAGCTGGGCATGCGCGGCATGTCCATCACCGACTACTCCGGCGGCAGCCACTATATGGATTCCGCCGATGCGCTGATCGCCGGTACCGAGATCTGGGACAGCCCCACGCCGCTGCACACCGGTATCCTCGAGAACTATGAGAACGATGCCTACATCGTTACCCAGATGCGCGAAGCCACCCACAAGATCCTGTACACCGTGGTCAACTCCAACGCCATGAACGGCTGGTCTTCTGCCGACCGTCTGGAAGTCATTACTCCGTGGTGGAAACTGGCTGCCTGGAGCCTGTGCGGTGTCCTGGCTGTGCTGACCGTCATTTGCGTGGTCATGCTGGTCAAGGCCGTCAACAAGAAGAAGACCATGAAGGCGGAGTAA
- a CDS encoding MFS transporter: MSEQTPKTTGLNRAKPYQLVLFPLNNGATNVYYVLILSYVATFGSTVLLLGTVFASVMVTAMRVFDAITDPIIGALMDRTNGKFGKFRPFMVIGNLIMAVSVLILYIATPMIPETMMPLRYVMFVLLYGVWVIGYTFQTSVTRAGQTVLTNDPKQRPLFTIFNTVGSLVGMGVMQFSAPIIASGFQAEGGYGAAEFYAVFAPVGIVISIALTILAIIGIWEKDQPKYFGLGGSTSTEKVKMSEYIAIIKANNPMQRLMVAGAGCKLALSIATNTTVLCMLYGCMMGNYDTLYLPMMVLGYVFSVPFFLLTVRTSQKKGQKASLVRYVSIALLMYVGVLVLLLLWNPENPNFMFSIYSMTDGKFNLTINLYTVLFIVFFGIGYGAYYATADMPIPMVADCSDYETYRSGKYIPGIMGTLFSLVDKLVSSLSATVVGIAVSAIGLSKLPTQYTEYASGMNWVVIILFCIIPMVAWAATLIAMKGYTLTGDKMKEIQAINSCRRDAVANGMKLEEAMEKWQTIDQLPEQYRV; the protein is encoded by the coding sequence ATGAGCGAACAGACCCCCAAGACGACCGGTCTCAATCGTGCCAAGCCGTATCAGCTGGTGCTTTTCCCCCTGAATAACGGTGCGACCAACGTCTATTATGTTCTGATCCTGTCCTATGTGGCCACCTTCGGCAGCACGGTTCTGCTGCTGGGCACGGTGTTCGCTTCGGTCATGGTCACCGCAATGCGCGTCTTTGACGCCATCACCGACCCCATCATCGGTGCGTTGATGGACCGTACCAACGGTAAATTTGGTAAATTCCGACCGTTTATGGTCATCGGCAACCTGATCATGGCGGTCAGCGTATTGATCCTGTATATTGCCACCCCCATGATCCCCGAAACCATGATGCCGCTGCGCTACGTCATGTTCGTGCTGCTGTACGGCGTCTGGGTCATCGGCTACACCTTCCAGACCTCGGTCACCCGTGCGGGCCAGACTGTTCTGACCAATGATCCCAAGCAGCGCCCGCTGTTCACCATCTTCAATACGGTGGGCAGCCTGGTGGGCATGGGTGTCATGCAGTTCTCCGCTCCCATCATCGCCTCCGGCTTCCAGGCGGAAGGCGGCTACGGCGCCGCAGAATTCTATGCGGTCTTTGCCCCCGTGGGCATCGTGATCTCCATTGCCCTGACCATCCTGGCCATCATCGGCATCTGGGAGAAGGACCAGCCCAAGTACTTCGGTCTGGGCGGCAGCACCTCCACCGAGAAGGTCAAGATGAGCGAGTATATCGCCATCATCAAGGCCAACAACCCCATGCAGCGCCTGATGGTCGCCGGTGCCGGCTGCAAGCTGGCCCTCTCCATCGCCACCAACACCACGGTTCTGTGCATGCTCTACGGCTGCATGATGGGCAACTACGATACCCTGTATCTGCCCATGATGGTGCTGGGCTACGTCTTCAGCGTGCCGTTCTTCCTGCTGACGGTCCGCACCAGCCAGAAGAAGGGCCAGAAGGCCTCTCTGGTGCGCTACGTCTCCATCGCACTGCTGATGTACGTGGGCGTCCTGGTCCTGCTGCTCCTCTGGAACCCCGAGAACCCCAACTTCATGTTCTCCATCTACTCCATGACGGACGGCAAGTTCAACCTGACCATCAACCTGTACACGGTGCTCTTCATCGTCTTCTTCGGCATCGGCTACGGCGCCTACTACGCCACCGCCGACATGCCCATCCCCATGGTCGCCGACTGCTCCGACTACGAGACCTATCGTTCCGGCAAGTATATCCCCGGTATCATGGGTACGCTGTTCAGCCTGGTTGACAAGCTGGTCTCCAGCCTGTCCGCCACCGTGGTGGGCATCGCTGTCTCGGCCATTGGCCTGTCCAAGCTGCCCACGCAGTACACCGAGTACGCCAGCGGCATGAACTGGGTGGTCATCATCCTGTTCTGCATCATTCCCATGGTCGCCTGGGCTGCTACCCTCATCGCCATGAAGGGGTATACCCTCACCGGCGACAAGATGAAGGAAATCCAGGCCATCAACTCCTGCCGCCGCGATGCTGTTGCCAACGGCATGAAGCTGGAGGAAGCCATGGAAAAATGGCAGACCATCGACCAGCTGCCCGAGCAGTACCGCGTCTGA
- a CDS encoding glycerate kinase type-2 family protein, giving the protein MSIRQDADQILQQALHAAQPDTAVAKALTGHTFRPGKLVLIAAGKAAWQMASAAVALLGDRIDHGVVVTKYGHSKGPLPPLRIREAGHPVPDENSFSATQEAIDAVTGLTDQDNVLFLLSGGGSALFEKPLVPAADLEEMTRQLLACGAGIVEINTLRKRVSAVKGGRFAQLCAPAQVFSVVLSDILGDPLDMIASGPAYPDASTCRQALDIVEKYHLRLSDAVLEHLHQETPKALDNVETCITGSVRQLCAAARQTCLELGYEPVVLTAELCCTARDAGSFLGSIARHHSGGGRKLAFLAGGETVVHLTGHGLGGRNQEIALASAPLLDGLPDVAVFSFGSDGTDGPTDAAGGYCDGRTMAALRAAGLDVDAVLADNDAYHALQQCGGLLITGPTGTNVNDLSVALIGG; this is encoded by the coding sequence ATGAGCATTCGTCAGGACGCAGACCAGATTCTGCAGCAGGCTCTGCACGCCGCACAGCCCGACACCGCCGTGGCCAAGGCCCTGACCGGGCATACCTTCCGCCCCGGCAAGCTGGTTCTGATCGCCGCCGGCAAGGCTGCCTGGCAGATGGCCAGCGCCGCCGTCGCCCTGCTGGGGGACCGCATCGACCATGGCGTGGTGGTGACCAAATACGGGCACAGCAAAGGCCCATTGCCGCCGCTGCGCATCCGGGAGGCGGGGCACCCGGTGCCGGATGAAAACTCCTTTTCCGCCACCCAGGAGGCCATCGATGCCGTCACCGGCCTGACCGACCAGGACAATGTCTTGTTCCTGCTGTCGGGCGGCGGATCGGCTCTTTTCGAGAAGCCGCTGGTTCCCGCCGCCGACCTGGAGGAAATGACCCGGCAATTGCTGGCCTGTGGCGCCGGTATTGTGGAGATCAATACCCTGCGCAAGCGGGTCAGTGCCGTAAAAGGCGGACGCTTTGCCCAGCTGTGTGCCCCGGCCCAGGTGTTCTCGGTGGTCTTGTCCGACATTCTGGGAGACCCGCTGGACATGATCGCCTCGGGCCCCGCCTACCCCGACGCTTCCACCTGCCGGCAAGCGCTGGACATTGTTGAAAAGTATCATCTGCGGCTCAGCGACGCCGTTCTGGAGCATCTGCATCAGGAGACCCCCAAGGCATTGGATAATGTGGAGACCTGCATCACCGGCAGTGTGCGCCAGCTCTGCGCCGCCGCCCGGCAGACCTGCCTGGAACTGGGCTACGAGCCGGTGGTGCTGACAGCGGAACTCTGCTGCACCGCCCGGGACGCCGGCAGCTTTTTGGGTTCCATCGCCCGCCACCACAGCGGCGGAGGCCGCAAGCTGGCGTTTCTGGCCGGCGGCGAGACGGTGGTCCACCTGACGGGCCACGGTCTGGGCGGCCGCAACCAGGAAATTGCCCTGGCCAGCGCCCCGCTGCTGGATGGATTGCCGGATGTGGCCGTTTTTTCCTTTGGCTCGGACGGCACCGATGGTCCCACCGATGCGGCAGGCGGCTATTGTGACGGCCGGACCATGGCGGCCTTGCGAGCCGCAGGCCTGGATGTGGATGCCGTGCTGGCCGATAATGACGCCTACCACGCCCTGCAGCAATGCGGCGGGCTGCTGATCACCGGCCCCACCGGCACCAACGTGAACGACCTCTCGGTTGCGCTGATCGGCGGCTGA
- a CDS encoding GntP family permease, giving the protein MSSIYLFGVIFLAVLVMIIAISKFNLHPFIVLVVISIAVGLACGLDTVTVINTVKSGFGNILASIGIVILCGTIIGTILEKTGAALTMANTILKIVGKKRSVVTMGAMGYVTGIPVFCDSGFVVLSPISRALAAQSNTSLAVMATALSGGLYATHCLVPPTPGPIAMAGTLEADLGLTILVGLLISIPAVAVVILYATKISSKIDIPANPEYTIEELTEKYGKLPGALHSFSPILLPIVLIGLSSIASLPSLPFGEGAVYAFLNFIGNPVVALLLGVFLSMTLIPKSEQKNTLEWVTKGVTDSAAIIAITGAGGSFGEILKLLPIADATTGLLATGLGVLVPFVIAMILKLAMGASTVAMITTAGMVAPMLTNMGLTSPLGRVLVVMAIGAGSMVASHANDSYFWVVSQFSDMKTSEAYRCQTGMTAVMGITVIIIVYILSLFVV; this is encoded by the coding sequence ATGTCATCCATCTACCTGTTCGGCGTGATCTTTCTGGCCGTCCTGGTCATGATCATCGCGATCTCCAAATTCAATCTGCACCCCTTTATCGTGCTGGTTGTCATCTCCATTGCGGTGGGTCTTGCCTGCGGCCTGGACACCGTCACCGTGATCAACACCGTCAAGAGTGGCTTTGGCAACATACTGGCCAGCATCGGCATCGTGATCTTGTGCGGTACCATCATCGGTACCATCCTGGAAAAGACCGGTGCCGCGCTGACCATGGCCAACACCATCCTGAAAATTGTGGGCAAAAAGCGCAGCGTGGTTACCATGGGTGCCATGGGCTACGTCACCGGCATCCCCGTCTTCTGTGATTCCGGTTTCGTCGTTCTTTCCCCCATCAGCCGCGCTCTGGCCGCCCAGAGCAACACCTCGCTGGCCGTCATGGCCACCGCCCTTTCCGGCGGTCTGTATGCCACCCACTGCCTGGTTCCTCCCACCCCCGGCCCCATCGCTATGGCCGGTACGCTGGAAGCTGACCTGGGCCTGACCATCCTTGTGGGCCTGCTGATTTCCATTCCTGCGGTTGCCGTGGTCATTCTGTACGCCACCAAGATTTCCAGCAAAATCGACATCCCCGCCAACCCCGAGTACACCATTGAAGAACTGACCGAAAAGTACGGCAAGCTCCCCGGCGCGCTGCACAGCTTCTCGCCCATCCTGCTGCCCATCGTCCTCATCGGCCTGTCCTCCATTGCCTCTCTGCCTTCCCTGCCTTTCGGCGAGGGCGCCGTGTATGCCTTCCTGAACTTCATCGGCAATCCTGTGGTGGCTTTGCTGCTGGGCGTCTTCCTGTCCATGACGCTGATCCCCAAGAGTGAACAGAAGAACACCCTGGAATGGGTTACCAAAGGCGTCACCGATTCCGCTGCCATTATCGCCATTACCGGCGCAGGCGGCTCTTTCGGCGAGATCCTCAAGCTGCTCCCCATCGCAGATGCCACCACCGGTCTGCTGGCCACCGGCCTGGGCGTGCTGGTTCCCTTTGTCATCGCGATGATCCTCAAGCTGGCCATGGGCGCTTCCACCGTGGCGATGATCACCACCGCCGGCATGGTGGCCCCCATGCTGACCAACATGGGCCTCACCAGCCCTCTGGGCCGCGTGCTGGTCGTCATGGCCATCGGCGCCGGTTCCATGGTCGCCTCCCATGCCAACGACTCCTACTTCTGGGTGGTATCCCAGTTCTCCGACATGAAGACCAGTGAGGCTTATCGCTGCCAGACCGGCATGACCGCCGTCATGGGCATCACCGTCATCATCATCGTATACATTCTTTCGTTGTTCGTTGTCTGA
- a CDS encoding CdaR family transcriptional regulator: MHFEELAQQLVQTASTLLNGRIVNIMDTRGIIVASTEAHRIGTRHEGACQVLRTRRPVAIHREELALYPGAKEGYNLPVWNDGQLMAVVGIFGNPDEVRDSAHILAAYTEQFFHQHALDQRARVAGELRSSYLRMVLSTLSPDASEQLAILAEALNLHLRFPVQVLALRVPSVTSPCDQQQLLDRAIEELIFRRLVAPSCDVWAIMDNRLMLLKSATDTPASPLPRMVSALEQALGRPVQLCVGTPCTSVRQIHRAGAEASLLCDLDRSGVLDIQDASCRFFYLMQRTALRESDFIDDMLEKLVRQFGDKELDVLLTTACAYYHCCGSVNQAATQLHIHKNTLQYRLHRLWDVLCPGDESPFEREYLLRLCIMRRLHR, translated from the coding sequence ATGCATTTTGAGGAACTGGCACAACAACTTGTGCAGACAGCGTCCACCTTGCTGAACGGACGCATTGTGAATATCATGGACACCCGGGGTATTATCGTCGCCTCCACCGAAGCACACCGCATCGGCACCCGGCACGAAGGTGCCTGTCAGGTACTGCGCACCCGGCGGCCGGTGGCCATCCACCGGGAGGAGCTGGCTCTCTACCCGGGCGCCAAGGAAGGCTACAACCTGCCGGTCTGGAACGACGGCCAGCTCATGGCTGTGGTGGGGATCTTCGGCAATCCCGACGAAGTGCGGGACAGCGCCCATATTCTGGCCGCCTATACCGAACAGTTTTTCCATCAGCATGCCCTGGACCAGCGGGCCCGGGTGGCCGGGGAACTGCGCTCCAGTTACCTGCGTATGGTGCTGAGTACCCTGTCCCCCGACGCCAGTGAACAGCTGGCCATCCTGGCGGAGGCGCTGAACCTGCACCTGCGGTTTCCGGTGCAGGTGCTGGCCCTGCGGGTTCCCAGCGTTACCAGCCCCTGCGACCAGCAACAGCTGCTGGACCGGGCCATAGAGGAACTGATTTTCCGCCGCCTGGTGGCACCGTCCTGCGATGTATGGGCCATCATGGACAACCGGCTGATGCTTCTGAAAAGCGCCACCGACACCCCTGCTTCCCCCCTGCCCAGAATGGTCAGTGCGCTGGAACAGGCCCTGGGCCGCCCGGTCCAGTTGTGTGTGGGTACGCCCTGCACCAGCGTGCGGCAGATCCACCGCGCCGGGGCGGAGGCTTCCCTCCTGTGCGATCTGGACCGCTCCGGCGTGCTGGACATCCAGGATGCTTCCTGTCGGTTTTTCTATCTGATGCAGCGCACCGCCCTGCGGGAGTCCGATTTTATAGACGATATGTTGGAAAAACTGGTCCGGCAGTTCGGCGACAAGGAGCTGGACGTGCTGCTGACCACCGCCTGCGCCTACTATCACTGCTGCGGCAGTGTGAACCAGGCGGCCACGCAGCTGCACATCCATAAAAATACCCTGCAGTATCGCCTGCACCGCCTCTGGGACGTTCTGTGTCCCGGCGATGAATCTCCTTTTGAACGGGAATATCTGCTGCGGCTCTGTATCATGCGCCGCCTGCACCGTTGA